A genomic region of Trypanosoma brucei brucei TREU927 chromosome 3, complete sequence contains the following coding sequences:
- a CDS encoding variant surface glycoprotein (VSG)-related, putative (VSG-related: pers. comm. Dave Barry (University of Glasgow, UK)), translated as MRIGKYCVVFLLVWTQATKRSVGKPTNIINQEEFKALCAFVNLANESVDYAGLEAEIRDAAADIGAIFLASQQESISKLREQIEIWREVEATNNGGNNRGIKKWSVWEEARRKLIDEGGTKYVQWVELGLSDAEKQKIEEAMDETVKCMAEENGLWDTLREMPVKGSITKAIFGSRERQVQIMKGRGSRETACGRGLFPGDWAGTALSADLLCLCAATERRAATNEGCCTGCETGGNGVAWDPRVHSEERWNLLRSKCEKVSSGTPLSSRALSVAESTFFNQLKISKGSTSGRPTLLGKFGTSFSVGCTGEITEKEGRCVRYSHSHVDRNNPALPWLTNLREAANAVDQLNAVDTKLKHLRVGIATFHTKHVDFKSREKGNGGDPILGSGGVEGEVNTNESTKANTNDGRAKKAGESKRTPVDNISHKCEGYRQGKTCKSRKVETECDWEEGTCVGSASEPVTSPLRQRPPTSGKVNSIRCSLSLFLILL; from the coding sequence ATGCGCATTGGGAAGTATTGCGTCGTTTTTCTGCTAGTGTGGACGCAAGCAACCAAGAGAAGCGTGGGAAAACccacaaatattataaatcAGGAAGAATTTAAAGCATTATGTGCTTTCGTGAATTTGGCGAATGAATCGGTAGACTACGCAGGTCTCGAAGCCGAAATCAGGGACGCGGCAGCAGATATCGGGGCTATTTTTCTTGCGTCGCAGCAAGAAAGCATTTCGAAATTGAGGGAGCAAATTGAGATCTGGCGCGAGGTTGAAGCAACCAATAACGGAGGGAACAACCGAGGCATTAAAAAGTGGAGTGTTTGGGAGGAAGCGAGAAGAAAGCTAATAGATGAAGGCGGAACAAAATATGTGCAATGGGTTGAATTGGGCTTGAGTGATGCTGAGAAGCAGAAGATAGAGGAAGCTATGGATGAGACAGTCAAATGCATGGCGGAGGAGAACGGCTTGTGGGACACTTTGCGGGAAATGCCAGTAAAAGGAAGTATAACAAAAGCAATATTCGGATCCAGGGAAAGGCAAGTGCAGATTATGAAAGGACGCGGTAGCCGCGAAACCGCTTGTGGCAGGGGATTATTCCCTGGAGACTGGGCGGGCACGGCATTGAGCGCTGACTTACTGTGCCTGTGCGCCGCTACGGAACGCAGGGCCGCCACCAACGAGGGTTGCTGCACAGGATGCGAGACAGGGGGAAATGGCGTTGCTTGGGATCCAAGGGTGCATAGTGAGGAGAGGTGGAATTTGCTTAGAAGTAAATGTGAAAAGGTCAGCAGCGGTACTCCCCTTTCAAGTCGAGCGCTGTCGGTTGCGGAGAGTACATTTTTCAACCAACTGAAGATCTCAAAAGGGTCAACATCAGGAAGACCAACGCTACTGGGTAAATTTGGAACTAGCTTTTCCGTGGGTTGTACCGGGGAAATCACCGAGAAAGAGGGACGTTGCGTTCGGTATAGCCACAGCCATGTTGACAGAAATAATCCAGCGCTACCCTGGCTTACAAACTTAAGGGAGGCGGCAAATGCAGTAGATCAGTTGAATGCAGTTGATACAAAGCTCAAACATCTACGCGTTGGTATAGCCACCTTCCACACGAAGCATGTTGATTTTAAATCGcgtgaaaaaggaaacggcgGCGACCCTATTCTGGGAAGCGGTGGCGTAGAGGGTGAAGTTAACACCAATGAGTCAACGAAGGCGAACACAAACGATGGTAGAGCAAAAAAGGCTggtgaaagcaaaagaacaCCTGTCGACAACATTTCACATAAATGCGAAGGTTATAGGCAGGGAAAAACATGCAAAAGTCGAAAAGTGGAAACGGAATGTGACTGGGAGGAGGGTACATGCGTTGGCTCTGCCAGTGAGCCAGTCACTTCGCCTCTGAGGCAAAGACCACCTACTTCAGGGAAGGTAAACTCCATTAGATGCTCACTGAGTTTGTTTTTAATACTATTATAG
- a CDS encoding hypothetical protein, conserved (similar to PIR:B39581: GRESAG protein 9u (fragment) {Trypanosoma equiperdum}) yields MTLKIAVTLLLTLRASTPYTILSSEVQVSMGRSRCNTYFAPPGYDDCKSVDSQVRPTASGVTSAASPSTSEQNQAKTVAAARGTSRPTHPTEVASSSSSSHKPMLPSSDSRGGGVRRADNTGGGTTQSSNRGSSTNAPNFSGQAPSRSVDDVRSGETAQGPARVGEEQNRDAEKRKGMSVELATQHDGRHATEQQSAPSVAGGERGEGVKAVGKHSMDENEDGISRRQVSGRDDDYVASAMRGGAPKPEVSRPSEVITTDADEGSSSGGSTQKGNGVDQRRHATLYPALLTFIFC; encoded by the coding sequence ATGACTCTCAAAATTGCGGTAACATTACTTTTAACCCTAAGAGCAAGTACGCCCTATACTATATTATCGAGTGAAGTGCAGGTTTCGATGGGACGCAGCAGGTGCAACACGTATTTCGCTCCTCCTGGATATGACGATTGTAAATCGGTTGATTCACAGGTTCGCCCCACGGCAAGTGGAGTGACATCCGCAGCTTCACCTTCTACCTCTGAGCAGAACCAAGCGAAAACGGTTGCCGCAGCCAGGGGAACAAGTCGGCCAACACATCCGACCGAAGTTGCCAgttcaagttcttcctctcACAAACCCATGCTTCCTAGCAGCGATTCTCGTGGTGGCGGGGTACGACGAGCTGATAACACAGGCGGCGGCACGACgcaaagcagcaacagaggGTCGTCCACCAATGCTCCAAATTTTTCTGGACAAGCGCCGTCACGAAGTGTTGACGACGTGCGGTCAGGTGAAACAGCACAAGGACCCGCACGTGTAGGGGAAGAGCAAAACAGGGAtgcggaaaagagaaagggaatgtCAGTCGAGCTAGCGACACAACACGACGGCCGTCACGCAACGGAGCAACAGAGTGCGCCTTCAGTTGCTGGgggagaaaggggggaaggagtGAAAGCTGTGGGGAAACATTCGATGGATGAGAATGAAGATGGGATTTCGCGGCGGCAAGTGTCAGGACGGGATGATGACTACGTAGCGTCGGCCATGCGGGGCGGAGCTCCCAAACCTGAAGTGAGCAGGCCCTCGGAGGTGATAACAACCGATGCGGATGAAGGTTCCTCTTCGGGGGGAAGTACACAAAAGGGCAATGGCGTCGATCAGAGAAGACATGCAACGCTGTACCCCGCACTTCTTACATTCATCTTCTGCTAA